Genomic segment of Mytilus edulis chromosome 12, xbMytEdul2.2, whole genome shotgun sequence:
AGAGAATGTTAAGTTTTAAGATTAAAGTTAATGTTAAGTTTTAGTATTTTAGTGTATGATAACAATAGTTGTTAGCTGTTGATAGTGGCTCATTTAGGGCTACTTTTGCCATCATTGCGGTGGCTGTTGATAGTGGCTCATTAAAGGGCCCTTCTCTCACCATCATTGTGGCTGTTGTTAGCTGTTGATAGTGGTTCATTGAAAAATTCGTAACAcacatggctacagaaggggtcataaaccttaaaagTAATTCTATAAAGTTGGTCTGGTTTAGTATTCTCAATAATTTGACAGAGGAtgataatttgacatttttaatattttttacagtgggtttggtgacaggattttgaaaataaatattctggCCTTATAAGGAATTATAGATACAAATAACTTGGCCCAAaatagaatgaaaataaaaaaaattacctaaCACAATTCAGGATAATATAATTGTGTACTTAAGTGAATGAATATAAGCTTGCATCTATCAAAAGTTAAGGAAAAATGGCATGGCTTTTTAGATGCACTAGAAcatacccgcgaaatcgcgggcatatacagcttgtgaactgttgtaggatgattttttgtaaaagatattatgtatggagaatttcataaaaggtaccaaaagccctctccctttttccaaagtccgatatttgtttcctttctgttaaattcaattattttcgtgtttctagcctcagaccacaattattcttctcctttgctacaatgctccttttggtaaaagtcaaaccACCAAATCATTCCTTGtcaaatttgcaccgtttcaaacatgaaataaatgcaACTGCTTtaatatatagaccattattagtctaataaaatatgcttctaggagaATCCATCGGTGCcattttcttttgagagccttattaacatgccaatggtaggatatgaatcatgtataaatgaataaGACCGActtaggctaatttgaggggtggtcggaggggtcctgagaaatcccgagatgcagaatttaaagaaattcatatcacgagatcccgaaatcgaaaaatatattcccggattccgtaaggatcaatccccaaatcccgagtttaaaaacacccgatcccgacgccccgaaaaaggtcctgcctccctctaatctctaccttactttcatttttgccaaatcaccaTTTTCCCTTTCAACCATAAAtttttatgcctcatttatgggcagtatgttttctagtctgtgcatccgtgcgttctttcggtcgtccgtccgtctgtcccgcttcaggttaaagtttttggtcgaggtagttttagatgaagttgagcatgttttacttattaatatatatgcaagtgacatgaccccttaaatagtaatcatttcaaagaaaacagtagacagaatcagggactttctatactaacatagaaagtccctgacagaatacagagagtcggctctatatattaaagtagtataatcagATAATCGCCGAAAATAATtctcctctctaaggaggtataatagttgtggttcttgtgttctaaacaccatgatattgagaacgctctgattggcttatttatttttcatttttgttatctatcatacaattggttatttttgtgcatgtttcaaaccggaagtcttatctatgactaaaattcagtctgatgacggaatcatatccggactctttttttgtcgtttttctcccaaaataactcaatccgAATAAtcagaatggatgacaaatgcgactatgcatgttacctataggacacagaggcatgataattgatttattgtggaaggaagagaagcgacacacaacaTGAGGTcctctcgtttaatagtatagattcttattggttttttttttgtatgtatcaaaattGGCTTTTTGGCCTTTGTAATTATAACGTGAACCCAGGTGTAGAAAAAAAAGCATTTGTAAGAAGgaatgatacattttgtatatttttcttcTAAATACGTAGTAATTTAATTTTCTGGTGGTTGTTAAATTCGTTCATAGTTGCATATACTTCAGTCAAAGTCAGGATAAAAACGTAGAAAACTAATTTGAAATGGATGATCTGCAAAGTTCGGATTTAAGAGGGGAGCGTGGTTTGGCCCGGCTGAAAAAAGAGAGAGACAAGTTGGATCAGAGGACACTTTTCTCTAGCATCAGGCCTGCTGGAAATAGGTTTTGGAATTTCCTTCAAGTGCAAAGTGTGTGACACTCACTGACCGTACAAAACCATAGAATGTAACAAACTTTTTTGAAGAAAAGTGAAgcaaaaacattacaaaaaattcaGAAAAGAAATAGTTCATTCAAagatattttacaatttaaatgcCTTATTTTGCTTATTTTGGAATGCACCGAAACGCCTGTCGTGTAGATATTGTTATCTGTAAAATTCTAATAAAAGGTTAAATTTGTATTCAATGCTGGGACTATTATGCCAACTATAAGTAAAATCGTGACCGTCCCatttcaatgtttgttttttaatggtAACCAAATGTGAAAACAAATCTATGATTCTTTTACCTTATTTGAATATGAATTCAGAACAAGAAACccaatttaaactttaaatagaATAAACTTTACCTTAAACGAAAAGTTCATAAtctgaaatcaaaatattttgtctATACAATTTAAATACGAATACAAAAactcagaggcagatttagggggggggggggcagggggcccgggcccccaccccctttttgggaaaaaaattgcttgcttatatagggaatcattgaaccgtgactggagcgggccccctcctaggtcagtcagtgggcccccacttatgaaaatttctgaatccgccactgaaaCTGTCATCACAACATTTTCTCTTTACAATAACTTAAAGAACACCAAAGgcagtatatttttttattgctaTAAAGTTTAAATAAAACTGTGTGAGAATACTTACGTTTGGACATAATTCATCAAATCGTAAGTTCAATTTTAGtctcttttatttaaaattagagttaaatatcatatatatatatatgaagaaaaaaatgtggtCTGATTGCCATTGCGACACctcttcacaaaagaccaaatcaTGTagcatttggcactcataccatatctttgaAATTGAATATCAAAGAGTCTTTAtcctatttacaaaatattttcgtATAAAACAAGTGTGGActcagatcagtgtggatagtatgtttggatgtttgacagtgttttctgacaaaaGGACTTCTCTGTTTTTCCCCCCATAGGATTCTATATTAAACTGTGTTGCACAATGACAGCCAACCTGAGCAAAACAGTAAACATAAGCAGTTTTGTTTATCtaatatttagttttaatgttcAAGACTGTCATGGAGGAGACACCAATTACAAtgattaccaaatgattatgataaaatatgttccacatctttgattttttgATACATTTGTAGCTAGGAGAGGAACACATAAGGTTCATTTCATCTTGATGATGTGATTTTTTATATGGGAGATTATATCTGACAATCTGCATGCATGTACTATTTGTACTGACGTCAAATTATGTACTATAGAAGAAGaaacaactaatataaaaaagaagatatggtatgattgccaatgagacaactgtccacaagagaccaaaatgacacagacattaacaattataggtcaccgtacggtcttcaataatgagcaaagcccatacagcatagtcagctataaaaggccccgataagaccatgtaaaagaattcaaacgagaaaactaacggccttatttatataaaaaaatgaacacatTATATCCGAAAACAATTTACACAGTTAAATAAAAcgtataagtaagtaagtaaataaattgtttattatagtgacgtgtgtaaatcagcataaatttatatttgtacaaaatataattacatatataacACCCGCGGCCCAATGGACCAATAAGTCACCCTCatgttaactatatatatattagttttgaattttaaaagtacTTTATCAGAAAAGTGATGTATTTATCGCAGACGATTCCAAGTAGTATACTTTAACTCGACATTGAACCCATGAAAAAGAATATTATTTGAGATCTCTAacaaatcatgttaaaattttaaccattttgacGCGAACGGTAACcgaaaatgaccgtttgacgcctgacggtaaATGGCATTCCTGCCCTTATATatgaaataaggagatttggtatgattgccaagaaaCAACTACTCAACAGAGTCCCATTGAAACAAATGTAATCAATAATTAGACactgtagggccttcaacaatgagctaaaacAATACCGTATAGTCGGTTATAAAAGTTTCCCGAAatgataaattgtaaaacaattcaaaccacaCAACGGAGAAAATTGAGAAAATCAAGTTGTACCTCGCCACACAACTGACAATAATAAGGTAGTTTAAGGGAGTAGACCTTGGTtctgggagataactctttaaatcagttaagcgtttgtaaaagtcaagatcatcaatgtattttaagcatttacctgaaacagattaaaataatctatgtaacctagaagcttagaatatgtttttggaaatggttgacacaaacgtactgatgattttaagagttatttcccttaacctaggtctaccttcTTAATAGAAAAGGAAAGATACCAACGGGATATTCAAATTCATATGTCGAAAACAAAGAATTCAGTTGTTTCTacatattaaatttgaatttgttcattgttttttttttacatatatctcgtttgaattgttttacagttgtCATTTCGAGGtgttgtatagctgactatgcggtatgggttttgttcagtGTTGAATGAGGTAAtggttttgttcattattgaaggctgtacgggGACTAAatttgttaacttctatgtcatttggtctcttttggagattTGTCTCACTCATGcaggcaattataccacatcttctcattttcaTATTGACAATGTCATGtaacaaaaaccaaaaaacttGTCGATATATTCCTCGTTCTAGCCATtactacttataaaaaaaaattgtaacagtTACTATTTTTCAGAATAAAGACTGGTAGTAATGGTGCAAAAGTATGTCATTTTAAAAACAGGATGTTTAGTGGTTTTCATGTTTCATGtgatatttatatatcatgtatatgtaaaaTTCAAACCTGATGTCCAAATGAAATTCAAATCAAACTATTATTACAATTCAAGAAATATTACCAAGAAATCATTGCTGACTCTTTTTACTTCCTGGTCTGAAGACAAGGGGAAATATATTTGTCGAAATAATACAATCAACAACTGGAATCTTTTACACGAAAATGTCGTAAGAATTTTATTCACAAATGATGCTGCGTTGTCTGATCGAGTTAAGTCCATGGGTTGGAAAGTGCTTCCAATTACAAAGGTAGGAACAACAGGAGTgcctattttaaaatatatgttttatgcaACAATGGCTGCCGAAGATTCCTTATTTTACGCTTACGCGAATGGTGACATTCTTTTCACTGATGGTTTGATCAAAAGTATAAAAGCTGTGAAGAAATCAAAACTCGGAGGTGCGCGAGACTTGCTTATGATTGGTCGACGCTATGATGTACGTAATGTCAGTAAAAATGAAGCAACAAATTATTACAAACTTATAACTGCAGTAAAATCAAGAGGAGATCTTCATCGTCCCGAAGGAATCGATTACttcatcttaaaaaaaacttatccaCTTCAAGATTTTCCTGATCTTGTGATTGGACGAATACGAATTGACACCTACCTCGTTTCGGTAGCTGTTAGCTCCTCCCACAGTCACGTGGTCGACATCAGCAAGACATCAATTGCCGTTCACCAGGTAACACTACCTGGAAAGACAGGCGTTGATGAAGGACGTTCTAAGCATGAcgcatcatataatgtcaaattGCTTGAATCaaagaattttattaaattttatttaagacgTGGTTCAACAATGTGTGCTCCATTTTACACAAAGAGGAGTAAAAATATGACGATTAGTATAAAAGACAGAAAGACAGACATGCACATAAGATGCACAGAAAcggtaaaaataaaaacaaagcaaacgattgataacaacaaaaaaaaaaatgaaaaaggtaATTCATGATCAATATGCATTTCTCttttgcctttttgtgcttctcttgtttcatatttgtttgtgtttatagtgattaagattaaaacactGTGCACGTACTGATCTAACATTCAAGTAAAAGTAACGTTTTCCAGATACCTTTTTACTTAATAATGCTAGCGCAGCCACGAAATAACCAAATTAACCCAGGTTCTTTACATAAACTAAGACCAGCTCTTCCCTGGACACCTTGTCACACTAGGGGACAAGTGTCTACAACAGCCGACATAACGGACAATTCTCTGGGAGGACAAAGCTAATACTTGACCAGATAATGATTTGGACAAGTATAAGCCAGCATTCTAGGAAGGGAAGTCTTAAAGAAATAAAACctaaattatcatatttatttcattccaaaatacacaataaatattCTAAGATTATGAAAGTTAGTTGTACAACAATACAGAAGTAAAATAAAGTGGGGAAATGTCTTACTTAAAGTAGAGCTTTTAAACTGTATCATCTAAACCATTTTAAACCCAAGTCCTAGCGTTTTAACCCTATATAATGCCAAAACATTTACAGGGacgtagctgccgttaggcactttagacacataatttttttcacaaataaacaATGTTATCTGTAGCGGtgctttgcttttgcgccaattggcatttcatttgcgccaaatataaaacctttcatttgcgccaatttgcAGGTAAATACAAGTAAAAGGTATAAGACTTTTGATAATTATACAGTTTTTGCAAATGCATTATGAAACATCTTCCTCAGAAACCAGtcagcattaaaaaaaaaacaagtaatgtaaaatcttgacaattctgttataattttaaatcaaCGTTACAATCTGGTTGATATCTTATTTCAGGGGTTATATGTTTCCAAAACATAGTCAGCATACTTTATGCATCTGACAATTATGTCCCAAGACGAAGTCTACAAAAATCGATCTTCGATCCCGGCATCATTCGCAAAATCACAATATGCATAGCTTATTCACAGTATATATATGCATAGATTGTGACGCTCTCTAGTCATAAAGCTTTAAAATAAAGTTTCACCTGTTTGTGTAGCAAATTTTCCTTTTTCCTTGAAGCAGTTCGTATAATATTGGCGCATAGTTTCCATAATATCCACAAATACATCTTGCGTATTATAAGAAAGACATTCAAGATTAGCTATACtgtaaaaaatgataattaaacTTTGAACATTGtctatcaataaaaaaatctcaaatttgTTTGTTTCCATATAATATGGATATCTAACTTTTCCGTTATATATTACCTGCATCacctgtaaaatggcgcaaatgaagtTTTTAAATGCAATAAACCCATCTGTAGATGAATGCCGGTGAAGTTGTCAAAACTGTttaattatcgaatgtcatgtgtacactagtctctcgTCCTTAGTGAATGCAATATTGGATAGAATTGACTGTTTTTACGATTTCACCTTATATAGAAACTAGCAACTAGAACATTGGTTCAGATCATTTCActtctatcaacaaaaacttgaatgaacctcaacttagacacatgagttttttaattagttgttagttttcaactagctttccactttgtcttcacccGACTTGTCAATGTTGGTCGTCCATTTGGCTGtgtaggatgtataaatacgcagtcacgtctggtcagaatggggacattagATCCGATGCCTAGTTATAAAGAGAATgcaactctttgaggagttcgtAGTTAGTCTACTGAAAGGCCAAATTTCTGCTCCTATCCAATAATCCTtcattttccaatgcatggcatttttaaatttccagaccttcgtcctggacgacacctattacaggacctagctccaagttgtatttattgtaaaatttatttttttcaacggTCCTTAAGCATACATATTTGACACTGGATgttaaaaaatcaatcaatcaactggcttccagtaattttgagtactctcaaatctgcgTGTAATGgccacaattattcaaaattcctaagccggtagggattttacagtagaggatataaagaaatacgtatttcttgaattttgttaggCATCGACTGTAtctgtatgtgtttgtgtggctagggtgaaggtttaagattcaaaagattgatggttgatgtctAGCCAAAAGGATACTTCTATTTTATAGTAGTATCAGTGTAGGATCGTCAA
This window contains:
- the LOC139499010 gene encoding uncharacterized protein encodes the protein MVQKYVILKTGCLVVFMFHVIFIYHVYVKFKPDVQMKFKSNYYYNSRNITKKSLLTLFTSWSEDKGKYICRNNTINNWNLLHENVVRILFTNDAALSDRVKSMGWKVLPITKVGTTGVPILKYMFYATMAAEDSLFYAYANGDILFTDGLIKSIKAVKKSKLGGARDLLMIGRRYDVRNVSKNEATNYYKLITAVKSRGDLHRPEGIDYFILKKTYPLQDFPDLVIGRIRIDTYLVSVAVSSSHSHVVDISKTSIAVHQVTLPGKTGVDEGRSKHDASYNVKLLESKNFIKFYLRRGSTMCAPFYTKRSKNMTISIKDRKTDMHIRCTETVKIKTKQTIDNNKKKNEKGNS